A region from the Campylobacter blaseri genome encodes:
- a CDS encoding tetratricopeptide repeat protein: MHRCKTVIKLLLILMICYIEGLAFKEENAKENFLILKGFEEKKSDRARAIDTFESLYDMTKKSEYLKEAVQLSYMFRNDKIHELIKIEDKNLSKDTNYLRVKTAYFLDIGDNLKALEVAKKLVELEPVSRNYSFLALAQEKLGLYNDSLQSYKKSYELNPNENTLLDLSNIYIDKLNDEDSAIKELETYRKLKGCTANICVKLVDIYEKYSRYLEIIEIYKDLYEQTKNQVFLETIINFYLYTKDYQNAIDILKKYGNNNKLLVEIYGFIKDYDKAIDTAKNSYESTKDIEFLAMKAIYLYEKYESNISDEVLYEILLNFEKSANQLDNDVYQNYYGYLLIDYDINIKKGLELIEKAILKEPESPYYLDSLAWGYYKLNECEKANQIMQKINDEEFFNNKEGKLHMKAIEKCLKGKK, translated from the coding sequence ATGCATAGGTGTAAAACGGTTATAAAATTACTTTTAATACTAATGATTTGTTATATTGAAGGATTGGCTTTTAAAGAAGAAAATGCAAAAGAAAACTTTTTAATCCTTAAGGGATTTGAAGAAAAAAAGAGCGACAGAGCAAGAGCCATTGATACTTTTGAATCACTTTATGATATGACTAAAAAAAGTGAGTATCTAAAAGAGGCAGTTCAACTTTCTTACATGTTTAGAAATGATAAAATTCATGAACTTATTAAAATAGAAGATAAAAACCTTAGTAAAGATACTAACTATTTAAGGGTTAAAACTGCATATTTTTTAGACATAGGAGATAATTTAAAAGCCTTAGAGGTAGCAAAAAAGCTAGTGGAATTAGAGCCTGTTTCTAGAAATTACTCTTTTTTAGCATTGGCACAAGAAAAATTAGGATTGTATAACGACTCTTTGCAAAGCTATAAAAAATCTTATGAATTAAATCCAAATGAAAATACGCTATTAGACCTTTCAAATATCTATATTGATAAACTAAATGATGAAGATTCAGCCATTAAAGAGCTTGAGACATATAGAAAACTAAAAGGCTGTACAGCAAATATATGTGTTAAGTTGGTTGATATATATGAAAAATATAGTAGATATTTAGAAATTATAGAAATTTATAAAGATTTATATGAACAAACAAAAAACCAAGTTTTTTTAGAAACGATTATTAATTTTTATCTATACACTAAAGATTATCAAAATGCAATAGATATATTAAAAAAATATGGCAATAATAATAAATTATTAGTTGAAATATATGGCTTTATAAAAGATTATGATAAGGCTATTGATACAGCAAAAAATTCATATGAATCTACTAAAGATATTGAGTTTTTGGCAATGAAAGCTATATATTTATATGAAAAATATGAATCAAATATATCCGATGAGGTACTTTATGAAATTTTACTAAATTTTGAAAAATCAGCTAACCAGCTAGACAATGATGTATATCAAAATTACTATGGATATTTACTAATAGATTATGATATCAATATAAAAAAAGGGCTTGAGCTTATAGAAAAAGCCATTTTGAAAGAGCCAGAATCCCCTTACTATCTAGACTCACTAGCCTGGGGATATTATAAGCTTAATGAGTGCGAAAAAGCAAACCAAATAATGCAAAAAATTAATGATGAAGAGTTCTTCAATAACAAAGAGGGTAAACTTCATATGAAAGCTATAGAAAAATGTTTAAAAGGTAAAAAATGA
- a CDS encoding YkgJ family cysteine cluster protein, whose translation MVQKEGFCYSFNPKKCEVCKGKCCTGESGYIWITPAEMITLANHLGINVDEFRLKYLDKFGTKFSIKEKIFKDGFACIFFNEMDLNCSVYDYRPKQCRTFPFWDYFKENYEELEEECIGVKRL comes from the coding sequence ATAGTGCAAAAAGAGGGATTTTGTTATAGTTTTAATCCTAAAAAGTGTGAAGTATGCAAAGGAAAATGTTGTACAGGTGAAAGTGGCTATATATGGATAACTCCTGCAGAAATGATAACGCTAGCTAACCATTTAGGAATTAATGTTGATGAATTTAGGTTAAAATACCTAGATAAATTCGGTACTAAATTTAGTATCAAAGAAAAGATATTTAAAGATGGATTTGCCTGTATATTTTTTAATGAGATGGATTTGAATTGTTCAGTTTATGATTACCGTCCAAAACAGTGCAGAACATTTCCATTTTGGGATTATTTTAAAGAAAATTATGAGGAGCTTGAAGAGGAATGCATAGGTGTAAAACGGTTATAA
- a CDS encoding tRNA1(Val) (adenine(37)-N6)-methyltransferase — MIIYQFKDGYRYNSDTIMLYHFTKDLKPKGKILEVGAGSGVLGLLLARDLKDSNVTLLDIQKENINLCIKNSKVNNIECEIIEADYKSFKSNERFDLIVSNPPYYHDGVRKSENEHLSISRYSSNLSLENLIKNSSSHLKSHGSLVFCYDAKQLMYISHLLLENKFSMTKLKFIYPKKGKSAKVVLAEAKKSSKSLCNVMESIYLSDDSGYSKEAYRIFKEANLESVDV; from the coding sequence ATGATAATATATCAATTTAAAGACGGATATAGATATAATAGTGACACTATAATGCTATATCACTTTACTAAAGATCTAAAACCAAAGGGTAAAATTTTAGAAGTTGGTGCTGGGAGTGGAGTTCTTGGTCTTTTACTTGCAAGGGATTTAAAAGATAGTAATGTTACTCTGCTTGATATACAAAAAGAAAATATCAATCTTTGTATCAAAAACTCAAAGGTTAATAATATAGAATGTGAGATTATAGAGGCTGATTATAAGAGTTTTAAAAGCAATGAAAGGTTTGATTTAATAGTTTCAAACCCACCATATTACCATGATGGCGTTAGAAAAAGTGAAAATGAGCATTTAAGTATAAGTAGATATTCTTCAAATTTAAGCCTTGAGAATTTGATAAAAAACTCAAGCTCTCACCTTAAATCACATGGTTCTTTAGTTTTTTGTTATGATGCAAAACAACTTATGTATATCTCACATTTGCTTTTAGAGAATAAATTTAGCATGACAAAACTAAAATTTATATATCCAAAAAAGGGTAAAAGTGCAAAAGTTGTTTTGGCTGAAGCTAAAAAAAGCTCAAAATCTCTTTGTAATGTTATGGAAAGTATATATTTGAGCGATGATAGTGGATACAGTAAAGAGGCCTATAGGATTTTTAAAGAAGCGAATTTAGAAAGCGTGGATGTATAG
- a CDS encoding NAD(P)-binding domain-containing protein has product MDSVYDIAIIGGGPCGIASAVEAKISGIENILLLEKGDNHSQTIRTFYKDNKRVDKEYKGLDSQTKGRVEFETGSKEDVLNYFDALLDNETIDAIFETEVEKIVKNSDGNFEIFTAHKHYFAKNVIVAVGRMGRPNKPSYKIPPSITQRVNFNLDKCSTGEKILVVGGGNSAVEYAMTLSRENIVTLSYRKGEFTRINEINAKNLAYDVKYGNIILRLKTDIESIENEEGKVLVNYKDGRVFVYDRVIYAIGGTTPVDFLKSSDIEVDEKKIPIIDENCETNIKGLYVGGDLATRSGASIVVALNHSNTIIEHINSKNR; this is encoded by the coding sequence ATGGATAGTGTTTATGATATAGCTATAATAGGTGGAGGACCTTGCGGGATAGCTTCTGCTGTTGAGGCAAAGATAAGTGGAATAGAAAATATACTTCTTCTTGAAAAAGGAGATAACCACTCACAGACAATTAGGACTTTTTATAAAGATAACAAAAGAGTAGATAAAGAATACAAAGGTTTAGATAGTCAAACAAAAGGAAGAGTGGAGTTTGAAACTGGCTCAAAAGAGGATGTTTTAAACTATTTTGATGCGCTTTTAGATAATGAAACTATAGATGCTATCTTTGAAACAGAGGTTGAAAAAATTGTTAAAAATAGTGATGGAAATTTTGAAATTTTTACAGCACACAAACACTACTTTGCTAAAAATGTTATAGTTGCTGTTGGTAGAATGGGAAGACCAAATAAACCTAGCTATAAAATACCACCATCAATTACCCAAAGAGTTAATTTTAATCTTGATAAATGTAGCACAGGTGAAAAGATATTAGTAGTTGGTGGAGGTAACTCAGCTGTGGAATACGCTATGACACTTTCAAGAGAAAATATAGTTACATTATCATATAGAAAAGGCGAGTTTACAAGGATAAATGAGATAAATGCTAAAAACTTAGCATATGATGTTAAATATGGAAATATAATACTTCGTTTAAAAACTGATATTGAGAGCATTGAAAACGAAGAAGGTAAAGTTTTAGTAAACTATAAAGATGGTAGGGTTTTTGTCTATGATAGAGTTATTTATGCTATTGGAGGAACTACTCCTGTTGATTTTTTAAAAAGCTCTGATATAGAAGTAGATGAAAAAAAGATTCCAATTATAGATGAGAATTGTGAAACCAATATTAAAGGTCTTTATGTTGGTGGGGATTTAGCTACTAGAAGTGGTGCTTCTATCGTAGTCGCACTTAATCATTCAAATACTATAATAGAACATATAAATAGTAAAAATAGATGA
- a CDS encoding glutamate-5-semialdehyde dehydrogenase, whose protein sequence is MEKLLNITKNSQNSLLNLTPDQKQKTILDMVSEIKNAKYEILKANELDIKFAKENNLSRSMIERLKLNDEKIESILKSLQDIANLKDPAGKILDGWTNHAGLGVQKVAIPIGVICVIYESRPNVTVEVASLCFKSSNAVVLKGGKEAQNSNLALVKCIHKALDKNKINKNVVTFLENFHRDDMMDLIKMDKYIDVIIPRGGSSLINLISKNSTIPVIKHDKGVCHIFVDESAKLDSSLQICINAKIQNPSACNAVETILIHESLVDSFFLDLTDEFKKLGVEIYGCKKSAQILDCKESSYETYDNEFLDLKVNIKIVENLDEALSHIREFSSDHSEAILSENITNIERFLNELNSACLYANASTRFSDGYELGFGAEIGISTNKLHARGPMGLDSLVTYKYKIIGNGQVRK, encoded by the coding sequence ATGGAAAAATTATTAAATATAACTAAAAATTCACAAAATTCTCTTTTAAATCTAACCCCAGATCAAAAACAAAAGACAATTCTAGATATGGTAAGTGAGATTAAAAATGCAAAATATGAAATTTTAAAAGCCAATGAACTTGATATTAAATTTGCAAAAGAAAATAATCTAAGTAGATCCATGATAGAAAGATTAAAACTAAATGATGAAAAAATAGAATCAATTTTAAAATCACTACAAGATATAGCAAATCTTAAAGATCCAGCAGGAAAAATACTTGATGGATGGACTAACCATGCAGGGCTTGGCGTTCAAAAAGTAGCAATTCCTATAGGTGTAATTTGTGTAATATATGAGTCTCGCCCAAATGTAACAGTTGAGGTGGCAAGCTTGTGTTTTAAAAGCTCAAATGCTGTTGTTTTAAAAGGTGGAAAAGAGGCACAAAACTCAAATTTAGCTCTAGTAAAATGCATTCATAAAGCTTTGGATAAAAATAAAATTAATAAAAATGTTGTGACATTTTTAGAAAATTTCCATAGAGATGATATGATGGATTTAATTAAAATGGATAAATACATAGATGTAATCATCCCAAGAGGTGGCAGTTCATTAATAAATCTTATATCAAAAAACTCAACAATCCCTGTTATAAAGCATGATAAAGGGGTTTGTCATATATTTGTTGATGAGAGTGCAAAACTTGATAGCTCTTTACAAATATGCATAAATGCAAAGATTCAAAACCCTAGTGCATGTAATGCTGTTGAGACAATTTTAATACATGAGTCTTTGGTGGATTCATTCTTTTTAGATTTAACAGATGAGTTTAAGAAGTTAGGTGTTGAGATTTATGGTTGCAAAAAATCTGCTCAAATTTTAGATTGCAAAGAAAGTAGCTATGAAACATATGATAATGAATTCTTAGATCTAAAAGTAAATATAAAAATTGTTGAAAATTTAGATGAAGCTTTATCGCATATAAGAGAGTTTAGTTCAGATCATAGCGAGGCTATTTTAAGTGAAAATATAACAAATATAGAAAGATTTTTAAATGAGTTAAATAGTGCTTGTCTATATGCCAATGCTTCAACTAGATTTAGTGATGGTTATGAGCTAGGATTTGGTGCAGAGATTGGGATTAGCACTAATAAACTTCATGCAAGAGGACCTATGGGACTTGATAGTTTAGTTACTTATAAATATAAAATTATAGGAAATGGTCAAGTTAGAAAATAG